In the Desulfosporosinus acidiphilus SJ4 genome, CTCTGTGAAACTTTTGAAACGACGCAGAAGCTTGAAACGTGCAGAGAAATTACCCGCAAATTTTGAATTTGAGGGAGGAAATGATGATGAAAGACTTGAAATTGGCAGGACTTGACTCAGAACGAAGCATCATTGAAGTGGACGGGGTAAGCATTGGCGGAAAGGAAATTATCTTGATGGGCGGCCCATGTGCTGTTGAATCAAGTATTCAGATGCAAGAGTCTGCCGCAGTGGTTAAGAAAGCAGGCGGAAAAATTCTGCGCGGGGGAGTTTTTAAACCCCGCACCTCACCCTATAGTTTTCAAGGCTTAGGTATGGAAGGCGTAAATTATATGGTTCAGGCGGCCAAGGAATATGGTCTGCTCTGCGTCACCGAAGTCGTTGACACTCGGAGCTTGGAGTTAGTGGTGGATAAAGTAGACCTCTTGCAAATAGGTGCCCGCAACATGCAAAATTTCGAACTGCTAAAATTAGCAGGCAAGACTAACAAACCCATTATTCTTAAAAGGGGTTTGTCGGCCACCATCGAGGAATGGTTGCTGGCCGCAGAATATATTTTGTCAGCCGGCAATCCTCGAGTAATTCTCTGTGAACGGGGTATTCGCACCTATGAACCCAGTACGAGAAACACTCTGGATGTGAGTGCCGTAGGTGTGGCTAAAGAACTCTCTCATCTTCCGGTCATTATTGACCCAAGTCATGCCGCTGGGAGAAGAGACTTAATCTCTTCCTTATCGAAAGCTGCTATAGCTGCGGGTGCTGACGGTTTGTTGATTGAAATGCACCCTAACCCGGATGAGGCTGTTAGTGATGGGCCACAGTCTCTTACCCCGGAACAATTTATCAATTTAGCTCAAGAGCTGGGCATGGTTGCACAATCTGTCCAGAGGTTTTTTGATTTTGGCACTGATGATTCCCTTGAAGCCCTGCGTTCTAAGATCGACTTGGTTGACCGCAGTATTGTAGAAGGTTTAGCGGAACGTATGCAAATTGTCAGGAAGTTAAGCGATCAGAAACGACTGGACCGAGTCAAGGATGCAAACCGTGAAAAAGAGATAATCCAGCGTTTAATGAGTCTGGCGGAGGAATTGGATCTTCCAGCAGAATTAGTTAAAAAGATTTATCCCATTATATTTGAGTATGGGATTCAAACTCAAATCAAAAGTAAAATAGAACAAGATAAAAGACTTGATCCCTCATGCTATTATTTTGGGAGTAAATAGTGTAGTGTAATTTTAAGACAACTCTGCTTTTCCTTAAAGAAAAAAACCTGGTCGGTGTTGGTTCTTATGGTCTATGAAAATAAGTGAAACGGCTTAGTTCAGTTTTCTGAACTAAGCCTGAGTAAAAATTGGCTGTTTCGGTTAGCCTGTGGAAAGAAGATTTCAGAGTGGACTACATAAAACAAGGTACGAAGTCCTTTTATTTAGCCCTTCTGGCATTATTTGCAGGAGGGTTTAATACCTTTGCGATATTGTATGATATACAACCGTTGATGCCGGATCTTTCTAATGACTTTCATATTTCCCCAACCTTGGCCAGCCTTTCTTTGTCTTTAACTACTGTAGCCATGGCTGTAAGCATGCTTTTTGTGAGTTCATTATCAGATTCCTGGGGAAGAAAACCGGTGATGATCTGTTCCTTGTTTGCAGCATCTATTCTGGCAAATTTGACTGCGGTCACCCCAAGTTTTCATGGTTTGCTCGTTCTTAGGGTTATATTAGGGATTGCCCTTGCCGGCCTTCCTGCTATCGCTATGACTTACTTGAGTGAGGAAATTGAACCGGGGGCCTTGGGAGTTGCCAT is a window encoding:
- a CDS encoding MFS transporter, with the translated sequence MDYIKQGTKSFYLALLALFAGGFNTFAILYDIQPLMPDLSNDFHISPTLASLSLSLTTVAMAVSMLFVSSLSDSWGRKPVMICSLFAASILANLTAVTPSFHGLLVLRVILGIALAGLPAIAMTYLSEEIEPGALGVAMGIYIKTINLRICQ
- the aroF gene encoding 3-deoxy-7-phosphoheptulonate synthase; the encoded protein is MKDLKLAGLDSERSIIEVDGVSIGGKEIILMGGPCAVESSIQMQESAAVVKKAGGKILRGGVFKPRTSPYSFQGLGMEGVNYMVQAAKEYGLLCVTEVVDTRSLELVVDKVDLLQIGARNMQNFELLKLAGKTNKPIILKRGLSATIEEWLLAAEYILSAGNPRVILCERGIRTYEPSTRNTLDVSAVGVAKELSHLPVIIDPSHAAGRRDLISSLSKAAIAAGADGLLIEMHPNPDEAVSDGPQSLTPEQFINLAQELGMVAQSVQRFFDFGTDDSLEALRSKIDLVDRSIVEGLAERMQIVRKLSDQKRLDRVKDANREKEIIQRLMSLAEELDLPAELVKKIYPIIFEYGIQTQIKSKIEQDKRLDPSCYYFGSK